In the genome of Sciurus carolinensis chromosome 3, mSciCar1.2, whole genome shotgun sequence, one region contains:
- the Slc39a10 gene encoding zinc transporter ZIP10, giving the protein MKVHMHTKFCLICLLTFIFHHCNHCHEEHDHGPEEPHRHHRGITELEPSKFSEQDAENEKKYYIEKLFDRYGENGRLSFFGLEKLLTNLGLGEIKVVEINHEDLGHDHVSHLDILAVQEGKHFHSHNHQHSHNHLNSENQTVTSLSTKRNHKCDPEKETVEVSVKSDDKHVHDRNHRLHHHHRLHHHLEHNTTRHIHNDSITHGERGEPRHEPSTETNKTQEQSGVKPPKGKRKKKGKKSDENSEVITPGFPLNRDQGEQYEHNRVHKTDRVHNPAHSHVHLPEHNGHDPGHGHQDLDPDIESELRHTRKREAPHVKKSAIYSAANHKDHNEDDRQHECLNVTQLLKYYGHGANSPISRDLFTYLCPALLYQIDSRLCIEHFDKLLVEDLNKDKNLVPEDKANVGASAWICGIISITVISLLSLLGVILVPIINQGCFKFLLTFLVALAVGTMSGDALLHLLPHSQGGHDHSHQHAHGHGHSHGHESKKFLEEYDAVLKGLVALGGIYLLFIIEHCIRMFKHYKQQRGKQKWFIKQSTEESTIGRKLSDHKLNNTPDADWLQLKPLAGTDDSVVSEDRLNETELTDLEGQQESPPKNYLCIEEEKIMDHSHSDGLHTIHEHDLHATAHNHHDENKTVLRKHNHQWHHKHSHHSHGPCHSGSDLKETGIANIAWMVIMGDGIHNFSDGLAIGAAFSAGLTGGISTSIAVFCHELPHELGDFAVLLKAGMTVKQAIVYNLLSAMMAYIGMLIGTAVGQYANNITLWIFAVTAGMFLYVALVDMLPEMLHGDGDNEEHGFCPVGQFILQNLGLLFGFAIMLVIALYEDKIVFDIQF; this is encoded by the exons atgaagGTACATATGCACACAAAATTTTGCCTCATTTGTTTGCTGACATTTATTTTCCATCACTGCAACCACTGCCATGAAGAACATGACCACGGCCCTGAAGAGCCTCACAGACACCACCGTGGAATAACAGAATTGGAGCCAAGCAAATTTTCAGAGCAGGatgctgaaaatgaaaaaaaatactatattgaAAAACTTTTTGACCGCTATGGTGAAAATGGAAGATTATCCTTTTTTGGTCTGGAGAAACTTTTAACAAACTTGGGCCTTGGAGAGATAAAAGTAGTTGAGATTAATCATGAGGATCTTGGCCACGATCATGTTTCTCACTTAGATATTTTGGCAGTTCAAGAGGGAAAGCATTTTCACTCACATAACCACCAGCATTCCCACAAtcatttaaattcagaaaatcaaACTGTGACCAGTTTATCaacaaaaagaaaccacaaaTGTGATCCAGAGAAAGAGACAGTTGAAGTATCTGTGAAGTCTGACGACAAACACGTGCATGACCGTAATCATCGCTTACATCATCACCATCGCTTGCATCACCACCTTGAGCATAACACAACTCGCCACATTCATAACGATTCCATTACTCATGGCGAGCGTGGGGAGCCTCGCCATGAACCTTCGACAGAGACCAATAAAACACAAGAACAGTCTGGAGTTAAGCCaccaaaaggaaagaggaagaagaaaggaaagaaaagtgatgAAAATTCTGAGGTCATCACACCAGGTTTCCCCCTTAACCGTGATCAGGGTGAACAGTATGAGCATAATCGGGTCCATAAAACTGATCGTGTACATAACCCAGCTCATTCTCATGTACATCTTCCAGAACATAATGGTCACGATCCTGGTCATGGACACCAAGATCTTGATCCTGATATTGAAAGTGAACTTCGACACACTAGAAAGCGAGAAGCACCACATGTTAAAAAAAGTGCAATTTATTCAGCTGCTAATCACAAAGATCATAATGAAGATGACCGTCAACATGAA TGTTTGAACGTCACTCAGTTATTAAAATACTATGGTCATGGTGCCAACTCTCCCATCTCACGTGATCTATTTACATATCTTTGCCCTGCATTGTTATATCAGATCGACAGCAGACTTTGTATTGAGCATTTTGACAAACTTTTAGTTGAAGAtttaaataaggataaaaatctGGTTCCTGAAGATAAGGCAAATGTAGGGGCATCAG CATGGATTTGTGGTATCATTTCTATCACTGTCATTAGCCTGCTTTCCTTGCTAGGCGTGATTTTGGTTCCCATCATTAACCAGGGATGCTTTAAATTCCTTCTCACATTTCTTGTTGCACTCGCCGTGGGAACAATGAGTGGAGATGCCCTTCTTCATCTACTGCCTCAT tctCAGGGTGGACATGACCACAGTCATCAGCATGCACATGGGCATGGGCATTCGCATGGACATGAATCTAAGAAGTTTTTGGAAGAATATGATGCTGTGTTGAAAGGACTTGTTGCTCTAGGAGGCATTTACCTGCTCTTTATCATTGAACACTGCATTAGAATGTTTAAGCACTACAAACAACAGAGA GGAAAACAGAAATGGTTTATCAAGCAGAGCACTGAAGAGTCAACTATTGGAAGGAAGCTTTCAGACCATAAATTAAACAATACACCAGATGCTGACTGGCTTCAACTCAAGCCTCTTGCTG GAACCGATGACTCAGTTGTTTCTGAAGATCGACTCAATGAAACTGAACTGACAGATTTAGAAGGCCAACAGGAATCCCCTCCTAAAAACTACCTTTGTatagaagaagagaaaatcatGGACCATTCTCATAGTGATGGATTACATACCATTCATGAGCATGATCTCCATGCTACTGCACATAACCACCATGATGAGAATAAAACTGTGTTGAGAAAGCATAATCACCAGTGGCACCACAAACATTCTCATCATTCACATGGTCCCTGTCATTCTGGATCAGATCTGAAAGAGACAGGAATAGCCAATATAGCCTGGATGGTAATCATGGGGGATGGCATCCACAATTTCAGTGATGGGCTGGCAATTG GAGCAGCTTTCAGTGCTGGATTGACAGGAGGAATCAGTACTTCTATAGCAGTCTTCTGTCATGAACTGCCACATGAATTAG GTGATTTTGCAGTTCTTCTTAAAGCAGGCATGACTGTAAAGCAGGCGATTGTGTACAACCTCCTCTCTGCCATGATGGCCTACATAGGCATGCTCATAGGCACAGCTGTCGGTCAGTATGCCAATAACATCACACTCTGGATCTTCGCAGTCACCGCAGGCATGTTCCTCTATGTAGCCTTGGTGGATATG cttccagaaatgTTGCATGGTGATGGTGACAACGAAGAGCATGGCTTTTGTCCAGTGGGGCAATTCATTCTTCAGAATTTAGGGTTACTGTTTGGATTTGCCATCATGCTGGTGATCGCCCTCTATGAAGACAAAATTGTGTTTGACATCCAGTTCTGA